The genomic stretch TCACTTTAAGGGACAATTATTTAGAAGAATAGAAAGAATAGAAGATTGACATTTAAAGgtgataaaagcaaaaataaaaactttttaatGTAACAAACGCAAAAggacacactttttttttttctgaaagcgTCATGTTCAAACTATAGGCTTGTTTGCATGTCCTGGGAAGTCAGACATTTACTTTAAGCCAgtgttctttttctgaactCTCAGCCATGATGCCACGCTAGACTTTTATTTGACTGCATTACATACGTTTATTTGACTGCATTACATacgtttatttttcttttttttttctcctagaATGCCGTTAACCTACCGGTCTACAATGACACTTAATGAGCAACCACCAGACTCGACTCCCAGTCCAAGCACCTCACATTCCCTCCGATCCTTCTCCCATTCCTTGAAGGTCCCTCCAATTTACAGTGAGGGACGCTGCAGTCCCCAGCAGGGAGGAAACCTTAACCTTAGCAGACGGTTCCTGGGTgagagaggaggtgaaggaggagtAACTGATCATTCTCGTTCCCCATTACCACCTCTGCTTACCTCACACTCCTCGTCCGACCTCCTGCGATTATGCAATGGCAAACCACTCCGAACTGCTCGATCTAGCAGCTCCTCAGCTCCACCCCTACCTCCAAAACCCAACCCCACCTCTCTACCTCCACCAGCACTTTCCTTGTCACTGCTTCCCCCTTGTCCAACTCCATCACCCTCACTCTGTGACAACACCACCCCTCAGTCTCTACCTTGTGATTTTGGAGACCCTTCCATTACTTCAGCAGATCCCAACGTGGAGCTAGAGATTGGTTCATCAGTGGCCCGTCGCTCCTCACTACACAGATCTAAATCAGATCTTTCAGACCGTTATGCCCGAGCTGGAGCTGATGTGGAGCGCTTTTTTAATTACTGTGGCCTCGACCCTGAAGAGCTGGATGCAGTTGGTCCAGAAAACTTTGCACGAGCAAGCTCAGACATCATCAGTCTGAACTTCCGATCAGCTTCTATGATCTCTTCCGACTGTGACCAGTCAAGGCGATCTTCCAATGGTGGGCTGTCAGATGGGGATGAGgttgaagatgaggaggagggggctGGGGAGCGTGTTCCATATGGCATCTCAGCTGTAGAGCGGAATGCAAGAGTAATTAAGTGGCTGTACAGCATCAAACAGGCAAGAGAGACCCAAAAAGTCTCACATGTTTAGAACAAGGAGTAGAGAAAAACAGCCCCATGATTCAGAATAGATAGATGGACCAGTAATCCTTGCAAATTCATTGACTGCAATCCTGGGACTGAAATGAACTTCTGGAATTTGTCAAAATGATTAGCTCGATGAATGAATGGATACAAGAGAAATCTAACAGAATTAAGTGAGAGGGGAAGATTTTGTTAAGAAATTAATGAAGAGGTGAGGAAAAGAACTTTACTTTTTGTAAatctaaaataacacaaaaactaaGAACAGAAAGGAATAGAAATTTGACTTGATGGCTATGAACAAAATGTTCTTGAGAGACAAAGAAACAGGGGAGATGTCTGAAAAGTAAATGTTTCTCCATTAGTACTATATAAGCAGATAGATGCAGTCTGTCAGTTTTTATGAGCAACACAGGAACAAATGTGTAATACACTATGATTGCCTCCCTGCACTGCAATTATAGGCCTTTTTCacagaggacattttggctTGTCAAACAGGTTTGACTAACTTTTAGGTTTGACTAACTCATTTAGGTACAGCCTAGTTTCAGACTTCTGAATCATTTGTCACATCTCTGACTTGATAATGATTCAAACTGGTTTGTTGCTCATTAAGAACCAAATACAGTTGACAAGTCAAAGTGCTGGAAGGGGATGTCAAATTTCTACATAGCTTGCTATGTTTGGAAATCCTAATTAAAAGTGTCATGTGAGCAGTGCATAAGGTCTGTGAAAAGTTTTGTCCTTTAATCCAAACCTAATCCAACCACTTTGCAGGCATTTCTGGTGTCAGAACAACTGTCCAGCTTTTGACGACCTAAGCAGCAGGAGAATTGCATGATTTTCTCTTGACTAAGCATGCCAGAGAAATAAATGTGGACTTGGaggatttaaaataaaaatttgggGTCGCAAGGTGGTGCATGTCTCATATGTGTATCTCAGTCAGTGTAGACTGATACGTGATGAAATTGAGGTGTGTCTGTTCTGTTAGTCAAGTGAGTTGACATACATCAAAAGTACTTctcaaaacatgcacaaaaatgtGGATTGACGTTTTATTCAATATACTTCTTCCATTATTGTCAGGACTGTGTCAAAAATCAGCTTCAGATGATCAAGAAATAAGGCCTTACTTCTtagaattattatttattgttgaaCTGACATGATTCTGTTAATTCATAGTGCCTCCACTGCCTTGCTGATAAGCAAACAGGGGATCTGGTTTGTTGTACTTCTGTTACTGGAAAGCAGGCAGCAAACATCTTTAATGATATCCACAGTTATGGTGTCAAATCCAAACTTCTTCTCAGATGGTCTGGTCATAATTGTCTATTCAAACTTGCTAGTTTACTACATTTTGTATTAACAAAGAGTAAAACCATACCCTAGTTTACTCACTGGAAAATAGCATGTAAAAGATCAAAGTGCAATTAAGAAATGACCTGCTGGAGTACAAAAGTACTATACAATTGCCTTTTATTTCAACAGTGGTCATGGGCACATATTGTATAAATGCAATTGGTACTGCAATTTTTGAATTAATTATAGAGAAGATAAGGATGAGTTTCCTCCAGTGACCTTCCTAATCACAGTAATATTAATTCCTTATAGCAACTGCTATTATAGCTTAACTAAAACTTGCCAATTATTACGTTATggcaaagtaaaacaaaataactgcaAACCCCAAAATGAAATAGTAAATCACTCTAAATGTCAGGCCTGTATCGTCATGCTTGTGGTGTTCCTGCTAGCTCACAGGTATGACATAAgcacatttaaatgaaagagAGCTACCCACTGATTATTACTCTACCTGTGTTCCACCTGccatgacaagtcaaaatgtacACTTTGACAAATGCCAGACTATATATAAACTTTAAAAGGTCCCAACATCTAAGCAAAACAGATACTGAACTCTCTCTGTCAAAAACTTGAAATTCCTTTGGAAAGTCAGTGATGGTAGATTTTGTGACCAAAATGATGTCAGCTTCAACAAGAAACTGTTTGTTATAGGCATGAAAATAATTGATCAATTCAACACTAACATAATAGGTCACAAGGATTAGAATATTAAAATAGAATATTAATTACAGAAAATTAAATCATCCAGTTGTCAACAATGGCATTGCAAAACATTGAAAAACttgcaaaacacaaatgtaagcTTGGATGGAGTGTGTAACAAGTGTGTGACTGAGGAAGCAGAATGGCTtgtacagatacacacactaTGAAATACTTGAAATATTAAAGTATTACTTATATGTGCAGCATTAAGGTTACACTGTCATGATAGCCCTTTTTTGACTTTAATAAATTTGTCAGCGTGTCaatcaacaaaaaaatattttaatggagAGTTTTAGTGTCTTGTGATGTTTGTTCAGCCtgttctaaataaataaataaaatatagtaCATGTAATTTGGAGGATTTATTTGTAATAAAAGTATAACTTGATCAAATGGTTAGATggttaaatattgttttaacgTGTAATGGATGCTGTTTGAGTGattttacatgtacatttaatatttttagggCACTTCAAGTGAACTGGTGGAATTGATTTTTGGGTCCATTTATGCTGTTATCAAGAATcacaaaacatttgataaaGTTTAATCGTTTAGCAGCATACATTTTATAGATATGTTATTATTAAATGCATATGATCATTAAACCTTTATGTTTAATGTGCCTTTATGACAAATCCACATAATGTCAGCTATCTTATCATAAATTATCTGAACTATCTATCAATTTACACATCCAGTGTTTGGAAAGGCAATTGTATCATTAAGTTTTATTCCATCAGGAttactggtgatctgtccagggtttaccactgcctttcacccaaagggagctgggataggctccagcaaatccctgtgaccctggttaggaataagcaggtatagatgatggatggatagatggatggttGGATCCATCAGGATTGTGGAAGCTAGTTAGCTAGCCAGACTTCTTTAATGCTTCAGAGCATATATTCATATTTGTTAAGGGTCAACAgtttcatttatatttcagttATGACTGAAAGagtatatttttcaaatatgaaGAGTTGAGATTTTTATCATGATTATTTGATTATCTCTTAATACTGATGTATGTCAAGCTTTGGAATATATTAGACATTAGGTAGTTGATTGGTATGAAGACTTAAGCAACTTTGACAAGAGCCACATTGTCATGACCAGGTGACTGGGTGGTCCAGGGCAATAGTGCTGAGGAGGGACAAACTATGAACTGGTAATGGAGTGATGGGGAAAGCACTGGAACATGTCTGATCTGCAGAGTCTGTATCTACAATATACAGGGCACCTTCACGATTCTTGTGGAGTCCATCCCCTAGTGGGTCAAAGCTACTTTGGTGGCACATGAAGGACCAATGGTATATTATGCAGGTGTTCGTTATGTACAATAACAATCTAAGTATAAATATGTTGCAGGAGTCATGAGTTTTGTAAGCATAGAATTTGCCTTCAACAGAGATGATCAGTGATATTCTGGAATAAAAGGAATGCCTCAAGCTTTTGCTAGCAGTGATATTGCATGACACTAAAATTCTCCTTTATAAAAAATGTTGGTAAATCAACTGCCATTACACAActacaatgaaaataatatgaCTGAATTTGTCTATGAAATATTAGAGGATATACTTCAGTGCAGGAAGTAAAGAAGTAAGGAGACTGGTCACATTATACTCCAAATGCCACCTAGAATTCAGAATTCATAGTTGCTTGTACTGAAAATTACATCCTACAACCACACGCAAATAGAAGGAACTCCAACAGAACATCTGTATTACATCAATGCACACCATAGGCTTCTTTCATCATGAACACTTTCTTGATATTGATGTCCTCAGCTCTGTCCAATGTCCTCAATTTCTCTCTGTCTGGGCCCTAAAAAGCACCCTCACCCTTGTTATATGTTTGGTCACTGACATGTTTCATTGTGACTGCAGCACCTCAGTCAGTATCTACCAACTTTAAGTGTGTCTCTCTGCCTCCCCATctcccttcatttttttctgcttcagtgtgtcCAAAAACTACAATAACTGGGCTGGGTTTACTTCACTTCTCTGGACAGAATATATACTTGTACTAGTCAATTCTACAATTCCTAGACAGCCCTATAGTatgtcattttttatgtatGACCTATTTTATTTGGCAGGTATTGGATGTACTGAAGCTGTGCCCATTATGCCTTTTTGTtgggaaatattttttaagcaCAAATATTCACAAGTACACACCCTGTGGCTGGATCCATCACGGGCTCAACCTTAGTTATTTAGCAGTTACTATGCTCTCATCTATAACATGGGTTTACAGTTAGATTCCACAGACTCAAAAgtgggacaaaaacaaaactgaagccTGCCAACATGTAGCCCATGAGTTCCAGAGGATCTGTAGCACTCCTCTGTCTCCCTGGCTTGTACTTGGTTCCAGAAGCTTTTGCTAAACCTGTTGCAGATGAGAATACATATCTAATATGGTGTGGATTGactgttttaatgaaatgttgTTGTGTTGGGAGAAGTGAAGTGGCACGCTGCATAGAGCAGAATGTTCAGCTGACAGTGTAATATACCAGAGTGAAAACAATCGGAATCAGAGTCCTATTTATCTAATATAAGTCACAACTCACCTCCAGTGAGGATCAGACTTTGAATCTGCATTTGCGTAATACGGCTCATAGCGTTAAGACCGCCACAGTAACTGATCAGGTGTGGAGCAAAGTGAAACATGTTTGAGCACCCTTCTTCCTAATTTGGACTAGAGCAGAAGTGAAGTGAAGACATCTGGGACAAAGACTTTCCCCCTTGCGTTGATGTGAACTCAGGGCTATAGTAGCATGTTATGCCACTTTCCATTATACATTTTTAGCACTCCTCAGCTCTACTTGACTCGACTCAGTTTTGatcattttccatttcaatTAAGTGCCACCTCAACGTGGGCGGGGTCATCACAGCTGTGGGAAACTGCCGTGATGTCCTAGGACCACGGTGTTGTTTTGCGAGTAGCGTTAGCCAGTTGCTTTGCTAAGgactataaaaatggaaaaacaaacggttgctgttgctggtttttaaaaatagtgGGTTTAATTATTCTCAGACACAGTCGGACATCGTACTCACTTCTAGTGATGTCACTCCCTGGCTAATCAGTGGCCTGCCGCCTGCcgacgtcacattttagtatcagccATTGACGGAGCCAATTCAGTCGCTATTTTCGGCCGTTATGGATGTCGCCATGTTTCTTTTGTGGAGCCAGAAGTACCACTTGGACATGAAGCTAGTGTCTAGAGAATGTTCCCATGGCGAgcactgagccaatcagcacCGAGCTTGTTGAACGTACACGCCCCCTGGAGAGAGTGGCAAAACCTCCAACCGCAATCTGATCTGTGTTTAGGTAAAGCAACCTATCAATACAACCTGTCAATCATTACCACATGGGGGTGGAATGAGGCCACATGGATTAAaggcacctgattggtcagttatttacctCAATATCTTGTGTGTCGGAGcaaatgtgaacattaaaaaatcAGGAATCTTAAGATCGTGCTCAAACAAAAACGACAAAGCCACAATTATTACTGTGACAATAGTGACTTAGTAATTGGTGctaattttttaatgaaagtCAATAGGAGCCAGGGCATGTTGGAACCAGTGGCTGCTTCCTATAGCCTATGGCTTCAAACCTGAAAATGGCCTGAtatgtccaccccttctacAGTCATTGCTATCAGGTACTATCTCCTAatggaaaactaaaaaaaaaacggaTTGAGTTGAGTAGAGCCGAGTAGTACTAGTGGAAAAGCCCTATTACTGTTCAACACCCTGACCTGTCACTCCCATGTGTTTTCCCAGTGACCCCTATCTGAACCCCATGAAACCCTACTGCTTCTCACTTTCAGCATTAATAAAGACAATATTGTATTCTGACAGCATCATCAGTTTAATttacatggtgtgtgtgttttgatctTTGGACTGACAGATAGAGTTCTTCTGGGATATTagctttttttcttcagtgtaaacaaaaaacatatatatttgatttaaaaatgtgtattggatttcagtttttctctgtctgaaggTTTATGTGTTACAAAAGACTCTGAACAAAGATCTGCTGTTTTGCTGTTGGCCCTCATTACAGAAATATCTGACCAATACCAATATCTGAACTGGGCAGGATTGTTTCAGAGACTTGttgactgtgtttttaatgtgaaaactgTTAGATTTTACttgatcaaaaacaaaacaatgtgttcatgtttagtttCTTTTGCGTCATTTCAATAAATGGTTTAATTGGCTGTGTCTCTTGCCACTGATGCTTCATTCAGATTTGTATTTATTCAGATCACTGAAAGCAAGACTGTGGAAGTGTTGCTGAACTGTGGTAACTGTGATCACAGTGCCATCATAATGGCACACTGAATTCCAATTTAGTGAATTTAGTTTAGATTCTCCTGAGCCAAACTGAATGTCTGCCTTAGAGACTTTTGTCAGTTCATGAGGGCTGTGACAGGGTTGAAATGttctttgaaattaaatttgagACCTCATCTGttagataaacaaaaacatctgaacCTGTAACTGAAATACATCAGTTTATTACACATATGTATAATAAATGTATGCCTTTTTTCATTACATAATAGCCATAAGTGAACATAAATATCTTCTTTAAGTTAAGGAAATAGTCTAACATAGGTAACCAGATAATGGTAGCAAAGAGTGTGTTAAAAGCCTTGCAGCAGCATTTTAACCCTCCagggtctaagggtgttttggggccctggacaagttgtGACATGCCCcgacatttgtgcttttttcagttgcttttaaacataataatggctaaagtctgataacactgtaatcagcacaaactgggctacaataatatgtgagcagcaagtttatacatgattgtgtttttgagaaaacagcgtttatgcatggttagtgtaaaactaaaatttttaagtcactgaaataaggccataaaacacatacagaacattggttcacaagacttttgagaaatgcatcttgtagtgtagtgtttgcttcacaatgatgtgaaagtcatctagttcactcattcacagaaaacaatacactgattaaaaTTTTCTAAgaaactttttgtttagaaaaggaaggtgtgcctgatcatgaatagtcatgtgatttacctgggAAGACAAAGACCTAGACCCAAAGATCTTCCCAGTCCTTAAATCAGTTAAGACCAGGTTGAAGACCCActtcttttctctgacattCAGCACTAGTTCTGGCATATCTTGgttccttttttaaataaaaaagttttaaaattgaCCTACTATTGTGCATTTATTGTTGCTTCACTTACCTTCAGTTAGTTATGGAATCCCGGGGTTGGGGCTCGTAGGtaagcgcctggtggctgggtaTCCacccatggggcccagccgggcaaagcccaaAAAGGCAATGTGGGGCTgcccttctgtgggcccaccactTGCAGGGagatccataaggggccggtgcttTGTGGATCAGGCAGTGGTTGAAGGTGGGGACCTCGATGACCCAATCCCTGGacactgaaactggctctagggacataGAATGTCACCTCGCTGGGGGGGAAGGAAcctgagcttgtgtgggagGTTAAGTGGTACCGACTAGAaatagtcgggctcacctccacgcacagcctgggaTCTGGAACCGAAttccttgagaggggctggactctcttctactctggagttgcttgcGGTGAGAGGCGACGAGCTGGTGTGAGATTGCTTATAGTTCCCCACTCCGCCGTGTTGGAGTTTTACTCCCTGAATGAAAGGGTCACTTTCCTGCGCCTTCGGGTTCagggacaggtctctcactgttgatttggcctatgggccgaacagcagtgcagagtacccagcttttttggagtctctgggaggggtgctgaaaggtgctccaactggggactccatTGTTCTGCTGGGGAACTTCAATGCTCATGTGGGCAGCGACAGAGAAACCTGcaggggcgtgattgggaggaacggtcGCCCCAGTTTGAACCTgtgtggtgttctgttgttggacttctgtgctagtcaccGTTtatccataacaaacaccatgttcaagcataagaGTGTCTACCAGTGCACATGccaccaggacaccctaggctggaggtcgatgatcgactttgtggTCGTGTCACCTGACCTCCGGCCGTATGTCTTGGGCACTTGGGTGatgagaggggcagagctgtcaactgatcaccacctggtggtgagttggatccgctggtggaggaggaagcgggacagactcgGCAGACTTAAACGTTATTGTgagtctgttgggaatgtttggctgaaCCCTCCATCACCCTccttcaactcccacctccaaGAGTGTttcaaccagatcccgaggAAGGCTGGGGATATTGAgtctgaatggaccatgttctccacctccactgtTGATGCAGCAGCTCGTGGCGTCAATCCTcaaacccggtggtggacaccggaggtaagggatgccatTAAGCTGAAaaaggagtcctaccgagtctggctggcttgtgggactcctgaggcagctgacaggtactgGCAGGCCAAGCATGCCATGGCCTGGGCAGTGGCGGAGGCAACAACTCAAGTATGGTTGGCCTcaaagaaattctggcaaaccatccagTGCCTCAGGAcagggaagcagtgctctgccaacactatTTTCAGTGGAGGTGGGGAAATGCTGATCTCAACTGAGGATATTGTCGGATGATGGAGGGAATACttcaaggatctcctcaacTCCACGGACGTgccttccatagaggaagcaAAGGTTGGGAAATCGAAGGCTGATCTGCCCATTACCCAAACTGAAGTCACTGAAGTAGTTTGGCAGCTCCTTGGTGGCAAGACACTGGGGTTGGATGAGATCTGCCCTaagtatctcaagtctctggatgttgttgggctgtcatggttgacacaCCTCTGCAACATCACGTGGCAACTGGGGGCAGTACCCCTagattggcagaccggggtggtggtccctctttttaagaagggggactggagggtgtgttccaactatagagggatcacactcctcagcctaCCTGAGAAGGTCTAGGACAGGATGCTGGAGAGGAGATTCCGACTGATGGTagaaccttggatccaggaggaacaatgcagttttcgTCCCGGTTGTGGtacactggaccagctctataccctcttcagggtgctcaagggttcatgggagtttgcccagccagttcacatgtgttttgtgaacTTGGAGAAGGCCTTCGACTGTGTCCCTCGTGACattctgtgggaggtgctctgggagtatggggttCAGGGCTTTGttaagggctatccggtctcaGTACaaccagagcaggagcttggttcgcattgtCGGCAATaaatcagacctgttcccaTTGCATGTCGGACTGGGCGGACTGGGAGCTCAGTCACCCGGGTGGAGCTCACCCgttgctcctccacatcaagaggaagcagctgaggtggctcaggtatctgttccggatgccccCTGGAGTGCATTGCATTGCAataattccctctcagccacattcctgactgaaaggctcattatgcgggtctttgttcatgtccatgatgaaccttccacacgaacaaaagttagttatggagttccacaaggttctgtgctaggaccgattctgttcaccctgtacatgcttcctttaggatatatcattaggaagcactctattaattaccactgctatgcggatgacactcagttatatctatctattaaacctgttaacacaaaccagttaaccagacttcaagcctgtctaactgacataaaggcttggatgaccagtaactttttacttttaaactcggagaaaacagaagtcattatatttgggcctaaaaatctcagaaataacttttctaaaattatagctactctagatggcatagccctggcctccagcactactgcaaaaaaccttggagttatttttgaccaggacatgtcctttaactcacacataaaacaaatttctagaactgcattctttcacctgcgcaacatttccaaaattaggaacatcctgtctcaaaatgatgcagaaaaactagtccatgcgtttgtttcctcaaggctagattactgtaactcattactatctggatgtcctaatatcttaataaaaagcctccaattaatccagaatgccgcagccagagtcctgacaggaactagcaagagagatcatatttctcctatattggcttctcttcattggctccctgtaaaatatagaatagaatttaaaatccttcttctcacata from Mastacembelus armatus chromosome 17, fMasArm1.2, whole genome shotgun sequence encodes the following:
- the fam110b gene encoding protein FAM110B gives rise to the protein MPTETLAPDSKAAGPATPFSSTVPLRILNKGPDYFRRQVEPNPKRLSAVERLEADKAKYVKSQEVINAKQEPIKPPMLVKPLVGHALLSQRGSGIVGGGNGGGVPFKASNNNAKSDTCATSSSSKRENLNLEILKNLLNSSSSSGACSDGLGGGAKSAVMKKSSGGMARSWTPSGMPLTYRSTMTLNEQPPDSTPSPSTSHSLRSFSHSLKVPPIYSEGRCSPQQGGNLNLSRRFLGERGGEGGVTDHSRSPLPPLLTSHSSSDLLRLCNGKPLRTARSSSSSAPPLPPKPNPTSLPPPALSLSLLPPCPTPSPSLCDNTTPQSLPCDFGDPSITSADPNVELEIGSSVARRSSLHRSKSDLSDRYARAGADVERFFNYCGLDPEELDAVGPENFARASSDIISLNFRSASMISSDCDQSRRSSNGGLSDGDEVEDEEEGAGERVPYGISAVERNARVIKWLYSIKQARETQKVSHV